AGCACGTGAAGACCAAGGTGATGGTCGAGAACGGCGGCACCGTGGTGCTGGGCGGTATCTACCAGCAGAGCGAGAGCACCAACGACTCCAAGGTACCGCTGTTCGGCGACCTGCCGGTGGTGGGCCACCTGTTCAAGACCACGGCGCGCTCGACCTCGAAGACCGAGCTGCTGGTGTTCATCACCCCGAAGATCGTGACCGACCGCGTGCAGAACGCGGGGCAGTGATCCGACCGATACAATCAACAAGAAGAAGGCAGACATGAGCAATACCAACATCACGCGCCGCGGCGCGCCCGTGGCCACCGCGCTCCTGATGGCGCTGGTGCTGGCCGCGTGCGGCGGCGGCGGCGGCAATCCGGGCACCACCGGCGGTTCCGGCAGCGGCAGCACCGGCAGCGGCGGCAGCGGCGGGACCACCGTTACCGCGGCCCCGGCCGTCACCCTGGGCTTCGTCAACGCCAGCGGCGCCAGCACCAATGCGCTCACCGGCGCGACCCCGCTGACCGTCAAGGCGACCGTGCTCGACGCGAGCAAGAAGCCGGTGCCGAACGCGATCGTCAGCTTCGCGACCGACAATACCCTGGCGGTATTCTCGCCCTCGGCCGGCACCGCGCTGACCGACGTCAACGGCGTCGCCACCGTCACCATGCGCGTGGCCAGCCTGGCTGCCGGCGGCGCCGCCAAGGTCACCGCCACCAGCACAGTGGGCGGCACCACCGTCACCGGCGAATCGAACTACTCGGTCGGCGCCACCACGCTCGGCTTCGGCGCCCTGAGCGCTTCGCCGAACAGCATCCAGGCCTACGGCTCGACCGTGCTGTCGGTCGACGTGCTGGCCGGCTCGGGCAAATACACCGAGCAGCAGGTCAACGTCACCTTCAGCTCGGCCTGCGTGGCCGCCGGCAAGGCCACCCTGGCCACCACCGTCGCCACCAACAACGGCAGCGCGCAGACGGTCTACCGCGACAAGGGCTGCGCCAACAACGACGTGATCACCGTCTCCGCCGACGGCATCGCCAAGTCGGCCACCACCCAGCTGCAGATCGCCGCCCCGGCCGCCGCCTCGGTGCAGTTCGTGCAGGCGTCGCCGACCAACCAGTCGATCGTGATCGCGGGCCAGGGCGGCAACGGCCGCACCGAGACCGCGACCCTGACCTTCAAGGTGGTCGACATCTTCGGCAACCCGCTGGCCGGCAAGCAGGTCAACTTCTCGACCACCACCTCGAGCGTCCACGTCAACAAGAGTACCGACACCACCGACGCCAACGGCAACGTGGTCACCACGGTCAACTCGGGCACCGTGGCGACCACCTTCCGCGTGCAGGCGACCCTGCCGGGCACCGCCGCCAACGGCAACCCGGACATCTCGACCATGTCCGACTCGATCGTGGTCACCACCGGCCTGCCGGTGCAGCGCTCGTTCTCGATCAGCTCCGGCTCCTTCAACGTCGAAGGCCTGAACATCGACAGCACCCCGACGACCCCGGCCACCCACATCCAGGTGCTGCTGGCCGATACCTTCGGCAATCCGGTCCCGGACGGCACCCCGATCGTATTCCAGACCAACGTCGGCTCGGTGGGATCGTCGGACAAGGGCGGCTGCAACACCGTCAACGGCGGCTGCTCGGTCGACTTCCGTGCGCAGGAGCCGCGCACGCCGCTGCCGAACACCCCGGTCACGCCTTGCAATACCGGTCCCGGCGCCAGCCCGGACAGCACGCGCCCCGGCCTGGCGACCATTTGCGCCAGCTCGACCGACGGCACCAACACCGTGTTCGGCAAGACCGCCGTGTTCCTGAGCGGCAGCCGCGCCGACCATACCTACCTGAATGGCGCGCAAGTGTCCTTCGGCACCCCGAACGACCTGGGCTCGATCAGCTCGAGCGAGACCAAGGTCTTCCAGCTGCAGCTCAACGACATCAACGACAACCCGATGCCGGTCAACACCAAGGTCGAGCTGACCAGTGTCCTGAACGCCGTCGCGGCCGCCGTCTCGCCGGCGACCGTGCCGAACATCGCGCCGCACGGCGTCAAGGGCGACGACAACACCGGCAACACGGTCAGCGGTGCGCAGGGTTCGAGCCACACGTTCAGCATCTCCAGCACTGCCCCGACCGGCTGCAAGGGGCCGGCGCAAGCATCGTTCAACGTGGCCATCACCACGCCGGGGGGGACGGTAACCAATATTCCGTTTAAACTGTTGTTCACCTGCCCGTAAATCGGCGAATAGACCATGCGGCGGCCAGGTTATCCTGGCCGTTTGCATTTTGAGCGATCGACAATAGTGCCTCACTGCAAGAACAACAACATCTTCCTGGTCGGCCTGATGGGCGCCGGCAAGACCACCATCGGACGCCTGCTGGCGCGCCGGCTGGGCATGCACTTCGTGGATTCCGACCATGAGATCGAAGCGCGCACCGGCGCCTCGGTACCGTGGATCTTCGAGATCGAAGGCGAGCCCAGCTTCCGCCGGCGCGAGGCCGACATGATCCGCGAGCTGACGGCCGCCAGCGGCCTGGTGCTGGCCACCGGCGGCGGCGCCGTCCTCAACCCCGAAAGCCGGCGCCTGCTGGCCGAGCGCGGCACCGTGATCTACCTGCGCGCCAGCGTGAACAGCATCCTGCAGCGGACGTCGCACGACAAGAACCGCCCACTGCTGCAGACCGCCGATCCGCGCAAGAAGCTCGAAGACCTGACCGCGCAGCGCGAGCCCCTGTATCGCGAGATCGCCGACCTCGTCATCGATACCGGCCGGCCTAACGTACAATCGATGGTTCAGACAATCCTGGACCAGCTGGCCGCGATCGATGCGGCGCGCCAGCGCACCAAGCCACGCACAAACATGAACGAACAAGCCTGTATCTCTCTTAACGTCGACCTGGGCGAACGCAGCTATCCGATCCTGATCGGACGCGGCCTGCTGGACGACGGCGCGCTGCTGACCCGGCACATCGGCGCCGGCGGCGGCAAGATCGCGATCGTCACCAACACCACGGTCGCACCGCTCTACCTGGAAAAGGTGGCGGCGCCGCTGCGCGCCAGCGGGCGCGAGGTCGTCAACATCGTGCTGCCGGACGGCGAAGAACATAAAAACTGGCACAGCCTGAACCTGGTGTTCGACGCCCTGCTGGAACACAAGTGCGACCGCAAGACCACCCTGGTGGCGCTGGGTGGCGGCGTGATCGGCGACCTGACCGGCTATGCGGCCGCCAGCTACATGCGCGGCGTGCCCTTCGTGCAGATCCCGACGACCCTGCTGTCCCAGGTCGATTCCTCGGTAGGCGGCAAGACCGGCATCAACCACCCGCTCGGGAAGAACATGATCGGCGCCTTCTACCAGCCGCGCGCCGTGATCGCCGACACCGCGACCCTCGACACGCTGCCGGACCGCGAACTGTCGGCCGGCCTGGCCGAGGTGATCAAGCATGGCGCGATCCTCGACTTGTCCTTCTTCGACTGGATCGAGGAGAACATCGGCAAGCTGGTCGCGCGCGACCACGCCGCGCTGGCGCACGCGATCCTGCGCTCCTGCGAGATCAAGTCCGACGTGGTGCGGCGCGACGAACGCGAAGGCGGCCTGCGCGCGGTGCTGAACTTCGGCCACACCTTCGGCCACGCGATCGAGAATGGCCTGGGCTACGGCGAATGGCTGCACGGCGAAGCGGTCGGCTGCGGCATGGTCATGGCGGCCGACCTGTCGCATCGACTCGGCCTGCTCGACGCCGCCAGCGCGCTGCGCGTGCGCCGGCTGGTGAAGGCGGCCGGGCTGCCGGTGGTCGCGCCGGACCTCGGCGCCCAGCGCTGGATCGAGCTGATGGAAGTCGACAAGAAGAACGAGGGCGGGGCGATCAAGTTCATCCTGCTGAAACCGCTGGGCAGCCCGAGCATCACCGGTGCGCCGCAGGAGCAACTGCTGGCGACATTGGCGGCCTGTGTCGGCGCCCCCATGGAGAAAAACTCACGATGATCGATTTCGACGCCCACCTGGCACCTTATGCGGCGCACTCGTCGAAGTCCCGTGGGCGTCGTCATCCGGAACCGGCCGCGGGCTCGCGCAGCGAGTTCCAGCGCGACCGCGACCGCATCATCCACTCCACGGCCTTCCGCCGGCTCGAATACAAGACCCAGGTCTTCCTGAACCACGAGGGCGACCTGTTCCGCACGCGCCTGACGCACTCGATCGAAGTGGCCCAGATCGCGCGCACGCTGGCGCGCAGCCTGCGCCTGAACGAAGACCTGGTCGAAGCCACCGCGCTGGCGCACGACCTCGGTCACACGCCCTTCGGCCACGTCGGCCAGGACGTGCTGAACGAATCCATGAAGGACTACGGCGGCTTCGAGCATAACCTGCAGAGCCTGCGCGTGGTCGACCAGCTCGAAGAGCACTACGGCGCCTTCGACGGCCTGAACCTGACGTTCGAAACGCGCGAAGGCATCCTGAAGCACTGCTCGCTGACGAATGCGCGCCAGCTCGGCGAGCTTGGCCAGCGCTTCATCGACAAGCAGCAGCCCAGCCTGGAAGCCCAGCTGACCAACCTGGCCGACGAGATCGCGTACAACAACCACGACATCGACGACGGCCTGCGCTCCGGCCTGCTGACCATGAAGCAGATGGAGGAGGTCGAGCTGTTCGCCCGCCTGCACCATCAGGTGGTGCAGCAGTATCCGGGCCTGCCGGGCCGGCGCGAGCTGTACGAGACGATCCGCCTGATGATCACGGCCATGACGGCCGACCTGGTCGAGGAATCGTGCCGGCTGCTGAAGGAAGCGGACCCGAAGGACATCGACGCGGTGCGCACCAGCCCGCCCTTGATCCGCTTCTCGCCGAAGATGCGCGAAGAGACCACCGCCCTGAAACGCTTCCTGTACGCGAACCTGTACCGCCACTACAAGGTCAACCGCATGCGGGTGAAGGCCAGCCGCATCGTGCGCGAGCTGTTCGACGCCTTCATGACGGATCCGGTGCTGCTGCCCTTCGACTACCAGGTGGCGGGCGGCGACACTCTGAAGCAGGCGCGCAAGATCGCAGACTATATTGCGGGGATGACGGATCGGTATGCGATCCGGGAGCACAAGCGGATCTTCTCACTGGATGAACTGTAATCAAACCGGGGTCAGACTCCGATTTTTGGAAATATCCCAAGGGATTTTGCCAAAATCGGGAGTCTGACCCCGGTTTGTTTTAAGTCAAGCGAATAGCGACGGCTGCCCGAGCTGCCCCAGCAGTTTCTTGACCGGCGCCGGCAGTGCGGCGGCCTCGATGTCGGCCAGGTTCCACCATACATAGCCGGCCGGGATCTCGCCGCGCGATTCCAGCCCGATCCGGTAGGGATGGATGTGCAGCTTGTAGTGCGTGAACCCGTGCTCCAACGGCAGCAGCGCTTCCGTCTCCGCGACCGCGCCGAACTTTTCCCCGGCTTCGGCAGCGGCGCCCAGCTCGAGTTCTTCTTCGTCCAGCGCCACGTGCCCGTCCACCTCCGGCAGCGACAACAAGCCTCCCCAGATCCCGCTGCCGGGCCGCTGCTCGAGCAGCACTTGGCCCTGGTCGATCACGACCAGCATCTGCGCGCGCTTTTCCGGCGTCGCCTTCTTCGGTTTGCGCACCGGCAGCTCGGCGGTGCGGCCGGTGGCGCGGGCCACGCAGCGGTCCTGCAGCGGGCAGCGGCCACAGTCGGGTTTCGAACGCGTGCACAGGGTCGCGCCCAGGTCCATCAGGCCCTGGGTATAGGATTCGATGCCGTCGCCGCCTGCCGGCAGCAGCGCCTCGGCGCGGCGCCACAGCGCATCCTCGACCGGTTTCAGGCCCGGGTACTGGTCGATGCCGAACACGCGCGCAAACACGCGCTTGACGTTCCCATCCAGGATCGCGGCCCGGGCGCCGCTCGAAAACGCGGCGATGGCGGCCGCGGTCGAGCGGCCGATGCCGGGCAGCTCGGCCAGCAGCGCCGGATCGCTCGGGAACACGCCGCCATATTCGGCGACCACGCGCCGCGCGCAGGCGTGCAGGTTGCGCGCGCGGGTGTAGTAGCCGAGGCCTGCCCAGTACGTCATCACGTCTTCCACCGGCGCCTCGGCCAGTGCGGCCACGGTGGGGAAGCGCTCCAGGAAGCGCGCGTAATAGCCCAGCACCGCGGTGACCTGGGTCTGCTGCAGCATGATCTCCGACAGCCAGATCCGGTAGGCATCGCGCGTGTTCTGCCACGGCAGGGCGTGGCGGCCGTGCTGGCGCTGCCAGTCGATCACGGCGCGCGAGAAGCCCGGGTCGGCCAGCTCGCTCACATCAAATTCAGTCAATCTCTTCATGCTACTTCCAATGTATGGGGTGACCCCGCCTGCGCTGCCGGCGCCGCGTCCAGCGCCGCATCGAGCACCCGCGTCACCGCACCCGACAGCAGCGCCAGTTTCGCCTTGACCTGCTCGAGCTCGCGCTGGGCCAATTCGAAGGCGGCGATTTTCTGTTCCAGGCTCTCGGTGGCGTCGTGGATGCGCTGGATCGAGGACTGGCGATGGCGCAGCTGCTCGCGGTGCTGGCGGATCTGCGCTTCCAGCGGCGCCATGATCACCTTCAGCCAGGCTTCGACGTCCGCATTCGCGGCGCGGAAAGTGTGCTTGATGCGCGCGGCGATGGTGTCGACGAAGCGCTCGAGCAGGGCGCCGCGGCTGGTGATCAGGAGGGTCGCGGTGCCGGACTGCTTCTGCCAGATCGCTTCGATGGCATCGATCTCGCTGCGGTAGCGCGCCAGCGACAAGGCCATCGGCATGGCCAGCGCCAGGCCGTGCTCGGCCGAGAACCGGCGGTACATGGTGTCCATCATCGCGCCGATCTCGCCGATCTTCGCGCTCGATGCGTCGAGCCTGGCGCGCGCCTGCTCGAAGAACTCACGCACCGGCGCGCGCATGCCGGTGGCGAAGCGCACGCCTTCCATCGCCGCGCGCACGGTCTCGACCTGTTGCTGCACCAGGTCCATGCCGATGCTGCTGTACAGCTCCGTCGAGAGCGTGGCGAACACGGCGCGCGTGCCCTGCAGCTTGAACAGGCTGGCGTCGAATTCCTTCTTCTCCATCTCGACGCGGCGCATCATGTGGGCGATCACGCCCTGGTTCTTGCCGCGCAGGCTTTGCAGCTCCTGCAGCTGCTCGACCAGGTCGCGGATGCGCGTGCCCAGCAGCGCCTGCTGGCCGGCGGTGATGGCTTCCATGTCTTCGCGCAGCTGGCGGCGCAGGATGTCCTGGCGCGCCGGGATCAGTTCGTTGAACAGGGCCGATTCGAGCAGCTTGACGCGGCTCTTCTCGAACAGCGCCATGTCGCCGGTCACGCGCCCGACCAGGCCTTTCTGGGCCGAGACCGGGAACACCTGCGATTCCTCCAGGCCGAGCAGCTGGGCCGCATTCGCCTGCTGGCGCGCGATCGCGGCCTCGTTCTCCTGCGGCGTGCGCAGCTCGTCCCACAGGGCGTCGATCTTGTTGAGCACCACGATCCGGCCCGGACCGGCGCCGATGTGGGTGCGCCAGACTTCGATGTCGCTCTTCGTCACGCCGGTCTCGGCGGCCAGGATGAACAGCACCGCGTGCGCATTCGGGATCAGGTTCAGGGTCAGTTCCGGCTCGGTGCCGATCGCGTTCAGGCCCGGGGTGTCGAGGATCACCAGGCCCTGCTTCAGCAGCGGATGCGGGAAGTTGATCAGGGCATGCCGCCATTGCGGAATCTCGACCAGGCCGTCATCGCCGACCGTGCCCGCCAGGTCCGGATCTTCCGGATCGTACAGGCCGTAGCTGCGCGCCTCGCCGGCGTCGACGCGGCGTGTCAGGCTGACCTGGCGGAAGGTCTCGATCATGCGCTCGGGCGAATCGAGGTCGAGCGGCAGCGCGGTCCAGGCCGCCGGATCCTCGCGGTAGTCGCTGGTGGCCAGGCGCTGGGCGCGGGTCTCGATCGGCAGCAGGCGGATGCAGGGCGGCAGCAGCGGATCCCAGGCCAGCTCGGTCGGGCACATGGTGGTGCGGCCCGGGCTGGACGGCACGATGCGCTGGCCGTAATCGGCAAAGAAGATTGCGTTGATCAGCTCGGATTTCCCGCGCGAGAACTCGGCCACGAAGGCGACCGACAGGCGGTCGTCGCGTACGCGGGCGAGGGCGCGCGCGAGGCGCTGCTCGGCGGCCGCGTCGAGCAGCTCGGCGGCCTGGACCCAGCCGCGGTATTGTTCGAGCGTCTCGGCGACGCTGGCGCGCCAGGCGCCGTACTGTTGAATATCTTGCATGTTGTGCCGCCTTTCTTGGCCTTACCGCTGGCAGGTTGCACAGTAGAACGTGGAGCGCTGGCCCTGGGTGATCTGGCGGACCGGCGCGCCACAGTTGCGGCAAGGCACTCCTGCACGATCATAGACGAAATATGTCTGCTGGAAATATCCGGATTGACCATTTACCGCAATAAAGTCACGCAAGGTGCTGCCGCCCTGCACGATGGCGGCGGCCAGGATCTCGCGGATGGCCTCGGCCAGCTTGTCGTAGCGCGCGCGGCTGATGCGCGAAGCGGCTGTCTTCGGGTTGATGCCGGCGCGGAACAGACTCTCGCAGGCGTAGATATTGCCGACCCCGACCACGATGTCGCCGGCAAGCAGCACCTGCTTGATGGGCGCGTTGCGGCGCCTGGTTTCCCGATGCAGCAGGGCGCCCGAGAAGCCGTCCTCGAGCGGCTCGACGCCCAGGCCGCGCAGCAGCAGGTGCTGTTCGAGTTCGCCGTCGTCGTTGCCATGCCAGAGCACGGCGCCGAAGCGGCGCGGATCGTGCAGGCGCAGCACGCGCCGGCCTTCGGGGCCGCGCACCACCAGGTCGAAGTGGTCGTGTTTCTTCAGCTCGACGCCTTCCGGCAGCACCCGCAGGTGGCCGGACATGCCGAGGTGGACGATCAGCGTGCCGTGCTCGAAATGGATCAGCAAATACTTGCCGCGCCGGCTGGTCGACAGGATCTGGCGGCCGGCCAGCAGCTCGCTCAGGTTCGGCGGGAAAGGCCAGCGCAAACCCTCGCGCCGCAGCACGACCTGTTCGACGACGCGGCCTTCCAGGTGCGGCGCGACGCCGCGCCTTGTCACTTCTACTTCTGGGAGTTCAGGCATAGATCAGCTGAAATGAGCAATGAAGAACAGAGGAAAAGTATGTAAATTCGTGTTGCAACGGCGCACGCGAGGAGGGCGTTAAGCGTAGAATCGGTCAATCTTGTCAATGCGGGATCGACCTTGAAAAACACTTTCGCCATTGTAACTCTCTCGGCCTTGTTATCTGCATGCGCTGTGGCGCCCAAACAGCAGCCGCCCCAGGCCGCCGCCGACAAGGCCGACCGGCCGCTCCTCGCCGCCGAGGCCCAGCGCGGATCGGGCGCCGATCGTGCCGCCGGCGAAGCTGCCCAGGACAACGCGAAGCAGGGCGAAGAGCAACTGCCGAACGTGAAAATGACACCCCAGATGATGACCCAGCTCATGAATGCCGAGCTGGCCTTCAAGAAGGGCGACTGGCAGGGCCCCTACCTTACGCTGATGAGCCTGGCCCAGCAGACCAGGGATCCGCGCCTGGCCAAGCGCGCCGCCGAGATGGCGCTGTCGGCCAAACAGGCCGACGACGCGCTCGCCGCGGTGAAGCTGTGGCGCCAGTACGCGCCCAACTCCGACGAGGCCAACCAGTACTATCTGGGGTTGGTGGTCCTCTCTGACAACCTCACCGAAGCAGAAAGTGCGCTGAAGCAGCGCCTGGCCGATGCGACGCCGGGCGCGCGCGGCCTGGTGATGTTCCAGATACAGCAGCTGGTGATGCGCGCCAAGGACAAGGAAGCGGGCCTGGCCATGCTCGACCGCCTGGTGGCGCCCTACGGCAACATGATGGAAACCCATGTGGTGCTGGCCCAGTCCGCCCTCGCACGCGGCGCCAAGGAAGACGCCGTGCGCGAAGCCCGCGCCGCGCTGCAGATCAAGCCCGATTCCGAGATCGCCATCCTGACCCTGGCCCAGGTGACGGAAGGCGACGAGCAGTCCGCCAAGGTGCTGTCCGACTTCCTGGCCGCCCATCCGGACGCGAAGGAAGTACGCACGGCCTATGCCCGCATGCTGGTCAACGCCAAGCAGTACGACGCGGCGCGCCGCGAATTCCTGGCGCTCGATAAGGCCCAGCCGAACAACCCGGGCACCCTGTACGCGCTCGGCATCCTGTCGATGCAGACCAACGACAACAAGAGCGCCGAGCAGTATTTCACCCATTTCGTCGAGGTCATGGAAAAGGCCTCGGACGAGGAGCGCGATCCGTCCAAGGCGGTGCTGATCCTGTCCCAGCTGGCCGAGGAGCGCGGCGACATTCCCGCCGCGCTGTCCTGGCTCGACCGCCTCGACACGCCCGATCCGAAGATCCAGTTCGGCGCCGACCTGCGCCGCGCCCAGCTGACCGCCCGGCAGGGCGACCTGCCGGGGGCCCGCAAGCTGCTGGGCACGCTCAAGCCCGAGGATCCGGCCGAACAGGCCCAGGTGGTGCTGGTCGAGGCCCAGCTGCTGCGCGACGCCGGCAAGAACCAGGACGCCTACAAGCTGATGGAGCAGGGCCTGAAGCGCTTCCCGGACAACACGGACTTCCTGTACGACTTCGCGCTGATGGCCGAAAAGATGGGCAAGACCAGCGTGATGGAAAAATCGCTGCGCAAGGTGATCGCCAAGGCGCCCGACAACCAGCACGCCTATAATGCCCTCGGCTATTCGCTGGCGGACCGCAACGTGCGCCTGAAGGAAGCCTATGCGCTGATCGAGAAGGCCCAGAAGATGGCGCCGCTTGACCCCTTCATCATGGACAGTATGGGCTGGGTGCAATATCGCATGGGCAAGCTCAACGAAGCCGAAGCCCAGCTGCGCAAGGCTTACGAGATCCGCAGCGACCCGGAAATCGCCGTCCACCTGGGCGAAGTGCTGTGGAAAAAGGGCCAGCACGACGACGCCCGCAAGCTGTGGCGCGAAGCGCGGGCCAAGGATCCGAAGAACGATGCGCTGAAGAGCACGCTGACGCGGCTGCGCGCTTCGCTCTGAACCCGCTTAACCCAGGTCGCTCCCCCTTAACCAAGGTCGCCCCCGCTTAACCAACGTCGCCCCCGCGAAGGCGGGGGCCCAAGTTTCTCACCGATGCCGATTCCTCATTCCATCCGCCTGCTCGCAGCCGCCACCGTCGCCTTTGCCCTGGTCGGCTGCGCCACCCCCACCGCCAACCTGTCGACCGCCCCGGTCGGCGCCTACCGCGACACGATTGACCTGAACGGCAGCATCGCGGTGAGCTACCAGAAGGCCGATGGCCAGCCGGACAGGCTGACCGGACGCTATACCTGGACCCAGCGTCCGGGCCGCGTCGATGTGTCGCTCGCCAGCCCCTTCGGCACGACCGTGGCCGAGATCAGCGTTACGCCGGACTCGGCCACGCTGACCCAGCCCAACCGCGCGCCGCGCACGGCGCAGGATATCGACGCGCTCACCCGGCAAACGCTTGGCTGGCCGCTGCCGGTGGCCGGCCTGCGCGACTGGCTGCAGGGCTACGCGACCGATGCCCAGGGCAAGCGCTTTGCCGCTTCGCCCGCGAATAACACCGTGTTCACGCGCGACGGCTGGAACCTGCGCTTCAAGGAGTGGCAGGACAAGCCGGGGCCGGGCGGGGCGCCGATGCCGAAGGCCATCCAGGCCGGACGCGGCGCCACCGCGAACAGCGGCGAGCTGTCGATCAGCATCTCGATCCTGCCGGAAAGCTGAGATGGCCCTGACTTCGCTGCATGGCTGCCCGGCGCCGGCCAAGCTCAACCTGTTCCTGCACGTCACCGGCCGCCGTCCGGACGGCTACCACCTGCTGCAATCGGTGTTCCAGCTGATCGACCACGGCGACACCCTCGACTTCGACTTGCGCAGCGACGAACGCATCGTGCGCGTCAGCGATGTGCCCGGCGTGCCGGAAGAGCAGGACCTGATCGTGCGCGCCCTGCGTGCGCTGCAGGCCGAATACCGGCGTCGCCATGGCCGGCTGCCGCCCGGCATCGACG
This window of the Massilia sp. WG5 genome carries:
- a CDS encoding outer membrane lipoprotein LolB, producing MPIPHSIRLLAAATVAFALVGCATPTANLSTAPVGAYRDTIDLNGSIAVSYQKADGQPDRLTGRYTWTQRPGRVDVSLASPFGTTVAEISVTPDSATLTQPNRAPRTAQDIDALTRQTLGWPLPVAGLRDWLQGYATDAQGKRFAASPANNTVFTRDGWNLRFKEWQDKPGPGGAPMPKAIQAGRGATANSGELSISISILPES